In Limnohabitans sp. INBF002, one genomic interval encodes:
- the tpiA gene encoding triose-phosphate isomerase — protein MKQKLIAGNWKMNGSLAANEALVHGVQQGLAQALGGKHAQVAVCVPAAYLSQVQQLVKGSGVDLGSQDVSAHEQGAYTGEISAAMLKDFAVRYAIVGHSERRQYHGETDEQVAHKAQRALSAGITPIVCVGETLAEREAGKTEEVVKRQLAAVIHTNGHCISEIVVAYEPVWAIGTGKTASPAQAQAVHAVLRAQLKAATEHSERVHILYGGSMNAANATELLAQPDIDGGLIGGAALKPADFLTIIAAAAR, from the coding sequence ATGAAACAAAAACTTATTGCGGGTAATTGGAAGATGAATGGCAGCCTGGCTGCCAACGAAGCTTTGGTGCACGGTGTGCAGCAGGGCTTGGCGCAAGCCTTGGGTGGTAAACACGCCCAGGTCGCGGTGTGTGTGCCTGCGGCGTATTTGTCGCAAGTGCAGCAGTTGGTCAAAGGCTCGGGCGTTGACTTGGGTTCACAAGATGTGTCGGCGCACGAGCAGGGCGCTTATACGGGTGAAATTTCGGCTGCGATGCTGAAAGACTTTGCGGTGCGTTACGCCATCGTCGGTCATTCAGAGCGTCGCCAATACCACGGTGAAACCGATGAGCAAGTGGCGCACAAAGCGCAACGCGCGCTGTCGGCGGGCATCACGCCCATCGTGTGTGTGGGCGAGACTTTGGCTGAGCGCGAAGCGGGCAAAACCGAAGAAGTGGTCAAGCGACAATTGGCCGCTGTGATTCATACCAACGGCCATTGCATCAGCGAAATCGTGGTGGCTTACGAGCCCGTTTGGGCCATTGGCACAGGTAAAACGGCCTCGCCAGCGCAAGCGCAAGCGGTACATGCCGTGTTGCGTGCGCAGCTCAAAGCGGCGACCGAGCATTCTGAGCGCGTGCACATTCTGTACGGTGGCAGCATGAACGCGGCCAATGCGACTGAATTGCTGGCGCAACCCGACATTGATGGCGGCCTGATTGGTGGCGCAGCTCTCAAGCCTGCAGATTTCTTAACCATCATCGCTGCTGCGGCACGTTGA
- the secG gene encoding preprotein translocase subunit SecG, giving the protein MSLILNIVQVVQLLAALGMIGLILVQHGKGADMGAAFGSGSSGSLFGASGGANFMSRTTGVLAAVFFVCTLALAYFGNLRPVSSGSVLEGAVVAPAPVAEVPASGAAQIPTK; this is encoded by the coding sequence ATGAGTTTGATTTTGAATATCGTTCAAGTGGTTCAGTTGTTGGCTGCATTGGGCATGATTGGTTTGATCTTGGTTCAGCACGGCAAAGGTGCGGACATGGGCGCTGCTTTCGGCAGTGGCAGCTCTGGCAGCTTGTTTGGTGCCAGCGGTGGTGCTAACTTTATGTCGCGCACGACGGGTGTGTTGGCTGCTGTTTTCTTTGTCTGTACATTGGCTTTGGCTTACTTTGGTAACTTGCGTCCTGTCAGCTCTGGCAGCGTGCTCGAAGGTGCTGTGGTTGCCCCTGCGCCAGTGGCCGAAGTGCCTGCCTCTGGTGCGGC